The following are from one region of the Bacteroidales bacterium genome:
- a CDS encoding Coenzyme F420 hydrogenase/dehydrogenase, beta subunit C-terminal domain — MEKKNITDVIENNLCFGCGACDTSCPSNAIKFTYTSIGRLLPEIDNKACNLCGICFSVCPGIDIQNIIVKKEINPFYGEYLEAYVGKTFNEEIYNNAQSGGMATEVLSYLFDNENIDAAIVCKMDYAFEPAALYFIARSKEEIRMCQKSIYTPVNLVSALKFTQNYKSIAVIGIPCHIQGIISLQGRNPRKYSNISFLLGLICDQNLSESLNGFLLGMAPIKDKCKIIYKDKFSPDYKNANVTIRTINDIKYEIITASERHFLKSYLAPPRCLLCFDKMNIHADIVFGDPWGIKGIDKEKGESLVITRTKKGQGLIDDVMLSERALLRKVSYQDATTGQGIEKRAQRTKGAIEAYETLGFLTPSYTGTLNFFISDKPAIYNQKEICDYLSLEKKPREAIIRYLKKKVKKKKYKSRVKQIIKTVLLVKLWRK, encoded by the coding sequence GTGGAAAAGAAAAATATAACAGATGTAATTGAAAATAATTTGTGTTTCGGTTGTGGAGCATGTGATACATCATGCCCTAGTAATGCTATAAAATTTACATACACCTCAATCGGACGACTACTTCCTGAAATTGATAATAAGGCGTGTAATTTATGCGGAATATGTTTTTCTGTATGTCCCGGCATAGATATTCAGAACATCATTGTTAAGAAAGAAATAAATCCGTTTTATGGTGAATATCTTGAAGCATATGTAGGAAAAACATTCAACGAAGAAATATACAACAATGCACAAAGTGGTGGAATGGCCACAGAGGTATTATCATATTTGTTTGATAACGAAAACATTGACGCGGCCATTGTATGTAAAATGGATTATGCTTTCGAACCTGCGGCTTTATATTTTATTGCCAGGTCAAAAGAAGAAATCCGGATGTGTCAGAAATCAATTTACACTCCTGTAAATTTAGTAAGTGCATTAAAGTTTACACAAAACTATAAAAGTATTGCTGTTATTGGAATTCCATGCCATATTCAAGGGATTATTTCATTACAAGGGAGGAATCCTAGGAAATATTCAAATATCTCATTTTTGCTTGGACTTATTTGTGATCAAAACTTATCAGAAAGTTTGAATGGATTCCTTCTGGGAATGGCCCCGATAAAAGATAAATGCAAGATAATATATAAAGATAAATTTTCTCCAGATTATAAAAACGCCAATGTAACGATCAGAACCATCAATGACATTAAATATGAAATAATTACTGCATCTGAAAGGCATTTTTTAAAATCTTACCTTGCTCCACCGCGTTGTCTTCTTTGTTTTGATAAAATGAATATTCATGCAGATATTGTATTTGGCGACCCTTGGGGTATTAAAGGTATTGACAAAGAAAAAGGAGAGTCTCTTGTAATTACCCGCACGAAAAAAGGTCAGGGACTTATTGACGATGTTATGTTGTCGGAAAGAGCGTTACTTAGAAAGGTATCCTATCAGGATGCAACAACCGGACAGGGAATAGAAAAAAGGGCACAAAGAACGAAAGGCGCAATAGAAGCTTATGAAACATTAGGATTTCTTACTCCTTCCTATACCGGGACATTGAATTTTTTTATTTCAGATAAACCTGCAATATATAATCAAAAAGAAATATGTGATTAT